In Streptomyces sp. NBC_00433, a single genomic region encodes these proteins:
- a CDS encoding sigma-70 family RNA polymerase sigma factor has product MARRTAPAPPHTDGASPALTTSSLEDLYRVEMPQLTRFLVRVGATPYEAADAAHEAFTIAIEKWDSIREPRAWLRKVAHRCYLRQTGHRDRPYDPLPDRPGGTCPIAHVTLKEGNQRVLNALAQLPPLQRHVMAWSQDGFTDREIAQALDIREDAVRKNRSRARRRLQQTLAEETGDRDE; this is encoded by the coding sequence GTGGCGAGGAGGACGGCACCGGCACCTCCACACACCGACGGGGCGTCGCCCGCGTTAACGACCAGCAGTCTTGAGGACCTCTACCGCGTCGAGATGCCGCAGCTGACACGGTTCCTGGTCCGTGTCGGCGCGACCCCCTACGAGGCTGCCGACGCCGCCCATGAGGCATTCACCATAGCCATCGAGAAATGGGACAGCATCCGGGAACCGCGGGCGTGGCTGCGCAAGGTCGCTCACCGCTGCTATCTGCGTCAGACCGGCCATCGCGACAGGCCATACGACCCGTTGCCCGATCGCCCGGGCGGGACCTGTCCCATCGCCCACGTGACCCTCAAGGAGGGAAATCAGCGGGTCCTGAACGCACTGGCCCAGCTGCCGCCGCTGCAGCGGCACGTCATGGCGTGGTCCCAGGACGGCTTCACCGACCGGGAAATCGCCCAAGCGCTTGATATACGGGAAGACGCCGTGCGGAAGAACCGGAGCCGCGCCCGGCGTCGACTGCAGCAGACTCTCGCTGAGGAGACAGGGGACCGCGATGAGTGA
- a CDS encoding helicase associated domain-containing protein, with product MIWSHWDVAFQEGLSAAAAWAAEAGHLLPPTTATYRGYPIGVWMKNNRTAGRKAAEIQARREAGLPVGSTAGALTEERRDALEQIDPSWCPAWPVAWQRCYKLCRNLIEAGAPLPAPSEATVQGEDLGAWALAQRLDWEQLLPAQQWMLEHMLHLSPAEASERPPAPRTQTDKWAANMASRPAVPRPRGQPADGSSQDG from the coding sequence ATGATCTGGTCGCACTGGGACGTCGCTTTCCAGGAGGGACTGTCTGCAGCAGCCGCGTGGGCGGCAGAAGCGGGCCACCTCCTCCCGCCCACCACCGCCACCTACCGCGGCTACCCCATCGGCGTCTGGATGAAGAACAACAGGACCGCAGGTCGGAAGGCGGCGGAGATCCAGGCACGGCGCGAGGCCGGCCTCCCCGTCGGATCCACCGCCGGGGCACTGACCGAAGAACGCCGCGACGCCCTAGAGCAGATCGACCCGAGCTGGTGCCCGGCCTGGCCCGTCGCCTGGCAACGCTGCTACAAGCTCTGCCGCAACCTCATCGAGGCCGGCGCCCCACTGCCCGCGCCGAGCGAGGCCACGGTGCAGGGCGAAGACCTCGGGGCGTGGGCGCTGGCGCAGCGCCTGGACTGGGAGCAGCTGCTACCCGCGCAGCAGTGGATGCTCGAGCACATGCTCCACCTGTCCCCCGCAGAGGCGTCTGAGCGGCCTCCAGCGCCCCGCACACAGACCGATAAGTGGGCGGCGAACATGGCCAGCCGACCGGCAGTTCCACGCCCGCGAGGACAGCCTGCAGACGGTTCCTCGCAAGACGGTTGA